One Carassius auratus strain Wakin chromosome 44, ASM336829v1, whole genome shotgun sequence genomic window carries:
- the LOC113061947 gene encoding uncharacterized protein LOC113061947, with the protein MSSCRQRGVCVCVCVCVCVCVCVCVCERWVEQQCKAGLVSHCGGWRSIERRRRNVAPASVCVKSRWRRRKRMMMMMEESDSIPCTAEDGLVSSWRWNRTARDQVQIKQKIRDLPGLLKHGLNLRKKSQSPDTIPGPSTGVTPKPKTCSQSFPCAGRALRNAFLSHGPYPAKDKIHLARIIRRSYVGVELVQWLLEQCVSVQCRLMASGVWQVLLELGILHSVDQRLVFEDSNTYYQFSFEECDAQGCEFRSEEEWQNGVRLLLQLALTSSSESSARELHSYKK; encoded by the exons ATGTCCTCATGCAGGcagcgaggtgtgtgtgtgtgtgtgtgtgtgtgtgtgtgtgtgtgtgtgtgtgtgtgtgtgtgtgagcgctgggtGGAGCAGCAGTGTAAGGCAGGTCTCGTCTCTCATTGCGGCGGCTGGAGATCCATCGAGCGGCGGAGGAGGAACGTCGCTCCGGCGTCCGTGTGCGTGAagagcaggtggaggaggaggaagaggatgatgatgatgatggaggaATCCGACAGCATCCCCTGCACCGCGGAGGACGGGCTCGTGTCGAGCTGGAGATGGAACAGAACCGCCCGGGACCAGGTCCAGATCAAGCAGAAGATCCGAGACCTGCCCGGTTTGTTAAAGCACGGACTGAACCTGCGCAAAAAGAGC CAGTCACCTGACACCATCCCAGGACCCAGCACAGGCGTCACACCCAAACCCAAG ACGTGTTCTCAGAGTTTTCCCTGCGCTGGACGTGCTTTGAGAAATGCTTTTCTGTCTCATGGACCGTATCCAGCAAAAGACAAGATCCACCTCGCCAGGATTATCAG gaggagTTACGTGGGTGTGGAGCTGGTCCAGTGGCTGCTGGAGCAGTGTGTGTCGGTTCAGTGCAGGTTGATGGCGTCTGGTGTCTGGCAGGTTCTTCTGGAGCTGGGGATCCTGCACTCGG TCGACCAGCGGCTGGTGTTTGAAGACTCCAACACATATTACCAGTTCTCGTTCGAGGAGTGCGACGCTCAGGGCTGTGAATTTCGCAGTGAGGAGGAATGGCAGAACGGCGTCCGTCTTCTGCTTCAGCTCGCCCTTACGTCCAGTTCAGAGTCGTCAGCCCGTGA gctgcacaGCTACAAAAagtga